From a region of the Ascochyta rabiei chromosome 22, complete sequence genome:
- a CDS encoding cAMP-dependent protein kinase produces the protein MPTLGFLKKKRTKDSGGSKDLDSPTSPTKETHPGSPTTPTASKHRTSGSFHLTKTRTNDSSHGHHLSQQQSLPQQHQQSPPPQSHAPSPAPHKPTDSMNPAYSPQPVASPHSNPQPSHNLPSIQNLIHPTNTNTNTAPQQQQPQPQPQPQHQHQQQQQAGAPARNGGVQFTSQPLNQTRVTKGKYSLTDFTIQRTLGTGSFGRVHLVQSKHNQRFYAVKVLKKAQVVKMKQVEHTNDERRMLQQVKHPFLITLWGTFQDSKNLYMVMDFVEGGELFSLLRKSQRFPNPVAKFYAAEVTLALDYLHSHNIIYRDLKPENLLLDRHGHLKITDFGFAKEVPDITWTLCGTPDYLAPEVVASKGYNKSVDWWSLGILIFEMLCGFTPFWDGGSPMKIYENILKSRVKYPPYIHPDAHDLLQKLITPDLTKRLGNLHGGSKDVMNHPWFAEVTWDRLQKKDIDAPYVPPVRAGVGDASQFDKYPEETEAYGQAGDDPCVAKPPYDIEHVLKCPNRHGHLFPDF, from the exons ATGCCTACCCTCGGATTCCTCAAAAAGAAGCGCACGAAGGACTCGGGCGGCTCAAAGGACCTCGACTCGCCCACGTCGCCCACCAAAGAAACCCACCCGGGCTCGCCCACCACGCCCACCGCCTCCAAGCACCGCACCTCGGGCTCCTTCCACCTGACCAAGACGCGCACCAACGACTCGTCGCACGGCCACCACCTTAGTCAGCAGCAGTCCCTCccccagcagcaccagcagtcGCCGCCGCCACAGTCCCATGCCCCCTCGCCCGCGCCGCACAAGCCGACCGACTCGATGAACCCCGCCTACAGCCCGCAGCCCGTCGCGAGCCCGCACAGCAACCCCCAGCCCTCGCACAACCTGCCCAGCATACAGAACCTCATACAccccaccaacaccaacaccaacaccgccccgcagcagcagcaaccacaaccacaaccacaaccacaacaccaacaccaacagcagcaacaggcAGGCGCCCCCGCTAGGAATGGCGGCGTCCAGTTCACCTCGCAGCCCCTCAACCAGACGCGCGTCACAAAGGGCAAGTACTCGCTGACCGACTTCACCATCCAGCGCACCCTCGGCACCGGCTCCTTTGGCCGCGTCCACCTCGTCCAGTCCAAGCACAACCAGCGCTTCTACGCCGTCAAGGTGCTGAAAAAGGCCCAGGTCGTCAAGATGAAGCAGGTCGAGCACACAAACGACGAGCGCCGCATGCTGCAGCAGGTCAAGCACCCCTTCCTCATCACCCTGTGGGGCACCTTCCAGGACTCGAAGAACCTGTACATGGTCATGGACTTTGTCGAGGGCGGCGAGCTGTTTAGCCTGCTGCGCAAGTCCCAGCGCTTCCCCAACCCCGTCGCCAAGTTCTACGCCGCAGAGGTCACCCTGGCCCTCGACTACCTGCACTCGCACAACATCATCTACCGCGACCTCAAGCCCGAGAACCTGCTGCTCGACCGCCACGGCCACCTCAAAATCACAGACTTTGGCTTCGCAAAGGAGGTGCCCGACATCACATGGACCCTCTGCGGCACCCCCGACTACCTCGCCCCCGAGGTCGTCGCCTCCAAGGGCTACAACAAATCGGTCGATTG GTGGTCTCTCGGCATCCTCATCTTCGAGATGCTCTGTGGCTTCACGCCCTTCTGGGACGGCGGCTCGCCCATGAAGATCTACGAAAACATACTCAAGTCGAGAGTCAAGTACCCGCCCTACATCCACCCGGACGCCCACGACCTGCTGCAGAAGCTCATCACCCCGGATCTGACCAAGCGACTTGGCAACCTGCACGGCGGCAGCAAGGACGTCATGAACCATCCCTGGTTCGCAGAGGTAACGTGGGACAGGCTGCAGAAAAAGGACATTGACGCGCCTTACGTCCCGCCTGTCCGCGCCGGTGTTGGCGACGCCAGCCAGTTCGACAAGTATCCCGAGGAGACGGAGGCGTATGGTCAGGCTGGCGACGACCCGTGCGTGGCGAAACCTCCTTATGACATAGAACACGTGCTAAAATGTCCCAATAGGCATGGACACCTTTTCCCAGACTTCTAG
- a CDS encoding cAMP-dependent protein kinase, which translates to MPTLGFLKKKRTKDSGGSKDLDSPTSPTKETHPGSPTTPTASKHRTSGSFHLTKTRTNDSSHGHHLSQQQSLPQQHQQSPPPQSHAPSPAPHKPTDSMNPAYSPQPVASPHSNPQPSHNLPSIQNLIHPTNTNTNTAPQQQQPQPQPQPQHQHQQQQQAGAPARNGGVQFTSQPLNQTRVTKGKYSLTDFTIQRTLGTGSFGRVHLVQSKHNQRFYAVKVLKKAQVVKMKQVEHTNDERRMLQQVKHPFLITLWGTFQDSKNLYMVMDFVEGGELFSLLRKSQRFPNPVAKFYAAEVTLALDYLHSHNIIYRDLKPENLLLDRHGHLKITDFGFAKEVPDITWTLCGTPDYLAPEVVASKGYNKSVDWWSLGILIFEMLCGFTPFWDGGSPMKIYENILKSRVKYPPYIHPDAHDLLQKLITPDLTKRLGNLHGGSKDVMNHPWFAEVTWDRLQKKDIDAPYVPPVRAGVGDASQFDKYPEETEAYGQAGDDPHGHLFPDF; encoded by the exons ATGCCTACCCTCGGATTCCTCAAAAAGAAGCGCACGAAGGACTCGGGCGGCTCAAAGGACCTCGACTCGCCCACGTCGCCCACCAAAGAAACCCACCCGGGCTCGCCCACCACGCCCACCGCCTCCAAGCACCGCACCTCGGGCTCCTTCCACCTGACCAAGACGCGCACCAACGACTCGTCGCACGGCCACCACCTTAGTCAGCAGCAGTCCCTCccccagcagcaccagcagtcGCCGCCGCCACAGTCCCATGCCCCCTCGCCCGCGCCGCACAAGCCGACCGACTCGATGAACCCCGCCTACAGCCCGCAGCCCGTCGCGAGCCCGCACAGCAACCCCCAGCCCTCGCACAACCTGCCCAGCATACAGAACCTCATACAccccaccaacaccaacaccaacaccgccccgcagcagcagcaaccacaaccacaaccacaaccacaacaccaacaccaacagcagcaacaggcAGGCGCCCCCGCTAGGAATGGCGGCGTCCAGTTCACCTCGCAGCCCCTCAACCAGACGCGCGTCACAAAGGGCAAGTACTCGCTGACCGACTTCACCATCCAGCGCACCCTCGGCACCGGCTCCTTTGGCCGCGTCCACCTCGTCCAGTCCAAGCACAACCAGCGCTTCTACGCCGTCAAGGTGCTGAAAAAGGCCCAGGTCGTCAAGATGAAGCAGGTCGAGCACACAAACGACGAGCGCCGCATGCTGCAGCAGGTCAAGCACCCCTTCCTCATCACCCTGTGGGGCACCTTCCAGGACTCGAAGAACCTGTACATGGTCATGGACTTTGTCGAGGGCGGCGAGCTGTTTAGCCTGCTGCGCAAGTCCCAGCGCTTCCCCAACCCCGTCGCCAAGTTCTACGCCGCAGAGGTCACCCTGGCCCTCGACTACCTGCACTCGCACAACATCATCTACCGCGACCTCAAGCCCGAGAACCTGCTGCTCGACCGCCACGGCCACCTCAAAATCACAGACTTTGGCTTCGCAAAGGAGGTGCCCGACATCACATGGACCCTCTGCGGCACCCCCGACTACCTCGCCCCCGAGGTCGTCGCCTCCAAGGGCTACAACAAATCGGTCGATTG GTGGTCTCTCGGCATCCTCATCTTCGAGATGCTCTGTGGCTTCACGCCCTTCTGGGACGGCGGCTCGCCCATGAAGATCTACGAAAACATACTCAAGTCGAGAGTCAAGTACCCGCCCTACATCCACCCGGACGCCCACGACCTGCTGCAGAAGCTCATCACCCCGGATCTGACCAAGCGACTTGGCAACCTGCACGGCGGCAGCAAGGACGTCATGAACCATCCCTGGTTCGCAGAGGTAACGTGGGACAGGCTGCAGAAAAAGGACATTGACGCGCCTTACGTCCCGCCTGTCCGCGCCGGTGTTGGCGACGCCAGCCAGTTCGACAAGTATCCCGAGGAGACGGAGGCGTATGGTCAGGCTGGCGACGACCC GCATGGACACCTTTTCCCAGACTTCTAG